One genomic segment of Clostridium estertheticum subsp. estertheticum includes these proteins:
- a CDS encoding helix-turn-helix domain-containing protein, with translation MFNDYNDLLNVEELCEILGIGKNTVYDLLNSGELKSFREGRKWKIPKMAVEKYILEKSGLINTVT, from the coding sequence ATGTTTAACGACTACAACGATCTGTTAAATGTTGAAGAGCTTTGCGAGATATTGGGAATTGGTAAAAATACAGTATATGATCTATTAAATAGTGGTGAGCTTAAATCTTTTAGAGAAGGACGAAAATGGAAAATACCTAAAATGGCTGTAGAAAAGTATATACTTGAAAAGAGTGGCCTAATCAATACAGTAACTTAA
- a CDS encoding YkgJ family cysteine cluster protein: protein MKEDNTAENKFPCTVCSLCCRQIGNIPQLTAFDNGYGICTFLINNLCSIYDTRPEICQVDKMYKNLFTYMDKDTFYWKNLKICKLIQTKHGIPIEQHVILHTK, encoded by the coding sequence ATGAAAGAAGATAATACCGCTGAAAATAAGTTTCCATGTACTGTATGTAGTTTATGTTGCAGACAAATTGGTAATATACCTCAGTTAACTGCATTTGATAATGGCTATGGAATATGTACTTTTTTGATAAATAATCTTTGTTCTATATATGACACCAGGCCAGAAATATGCCAAGTTGATAAAATGTATAAAAACCTTTTCACCTATATGGATAAAGACACGTTTTATTGGAAAAATTTAAAAATATGTAAACTAATTCAAACTAAACATGGAATACCTATTGAGCAACATGTAATATTACATACTAAGTAA
- a CDS encoding JAB domain-containing protein, giving the protein MPKCIYCVREINQNQTVMEFDDKDTIETKKLIPAKRVNVVTIKMIKESSVLYKNRKVNSPTDAYNLIKDFFDFADREELFVCSLDTKNVPITINLCSIGTLNTSLVSPREVFKTAILSNAASILLYHNHPSGCPNPSNEDISITHRLKECGKLLGIELVDHIIVGDGIFISLKEKGIL; this is encoded by the coding sequence ATGCCAAAATGTATTTACTGTGTACGCGAAATTAATCAAAATCAAACCGTTATGGAATTTGATGATAAGGATACTATAGAGACTAAAAAATTAATTCCTGCAAAACGAGTTAATGTAGTTACTATAAAAATGATAAAAGAGTCGAGTGTTTTATATAAAAATAGAAAGGTTAATTCCCCTACAGATGCTTATAATCTTATTAAAGATTTTTTTGATTTTGCTGATAGAGAAGAGCTATTTGTATGCTCCTTAGATACAAAGAACGTACCCATAACTATCAACCTATGTAGTATAGGAACCTTAAACACATCTTTAGTAAGCCCTCGTGAAGTCTTTAAAACCGCTATTTTAAGTAACGCAGCTAGTATACTCCTTTATCATAACCACCCCTCAGGATGTCCAAATCCTTCCAATGAAGATATTTCGATTACTCATAGGCTTAAAGAATGCGGCAAATTATTAGGAATCGAACTAGTAGACCATATCATTGTAGGAGATGGTATCTTCATAAGTCTTAAAGAAAAAGGGATTTTATAA
- a CDS encoding sacsin N-terminal ATP-binding-like domain-containing protein, whose amino-acid sequence MTTLNEKFQFINKREELNKAIIDNGAEKIYEVLANLYTNSTHFIYEIIQNADDAKAENIEFDLYEDKVIISHDGKRLFDLDDIKGITGIGKSYKEKNKGLIGKFGIGFKSVFCITERPEIQSGEYNFTIKNFVIPEITKREDKLNKTVIILPFKQENIKSIFESIEKEFNKIDLREIIFLNKVHNVIFKCNGKVRRLQKELKEKIDENISIVNLKSENEIYKYILISKYDNVTKKIEVAYSIEEDEFGSEIIVPDIIDENNYINVFFPTKHETDLKFLVHGAYKIKQNRENIDINDEYNTKLTKEIGQVIAKSILQIKEIKESLYLSIFNVLPITESTNSFYSIIFDNVKEILGKERIWLNIDGKYVFKENLVVPYNKGITDLFSPRELSFDDFQWVNATVTHNENTKKYLLNILKTKIITDEVIRDKITPELLLLKGENWLIKFYKYVFEKKDNKFIRWNKFKAVAIIMLEDNSFSKVIDENNGSSLYFKPNENAEIYKGYNFVKDSFRNDEEICNIFQQINIIEIDMIVFINEYIKEYYKKENISLGLDVYFEWFDEILSYYEALNNKTAQYKGLIKSLQEIPFIISSKDDKYYLHKANELYFDKNLSDLYEGISDIKFIDYKLYRDRVNSNDSLLFNFLIKLGVVNGVPFSNEYISEGLKSSLRAKMGFTKSPYGQEINNYSLLYLEEIIKKLTPENSKRLWELLSAMLEDISFKYYFTGEYKWHYDGYWHTEYFQSNMIDILKKEKWLYIEGEYRKPSNVTKVRLKDSGYNINSKLISFLDIDDSIPKELGNIINVLKPYSKQEVLEFIIYLKKVLEIQEQY is encoded by the coding sequence ATGACAACTCTTAATGAAAAATTTCAATTTATTAATAAAAGAGAAGAACTTAATAAAGCAATTATTGATAATGGTGCAGAAAAAATATATGAGGTACTAGCTAATTTATATACAAATTCAACTCATTTTATATATGAAATCATTCAAAATGCTGATGATGCAAAAGCAGAAAATATAGAATTTGATTTATATGAAGATAAGGTAATTATTTCTCATGATGGGAAAAGATTATTTGACTTAGATGATATTAAAGGGATAACGGGAATAGGAAAGTCATATAAGGAAAAGAACAAAGGTTTAATAGGTAAATTTGGTATAGGATTTAAATCAGTATTTTGTATAACGGAAAGACCTGAAATCCAATCAGGAGAGTATAATTTTACTATAAAGAATTTTGTTATTCCAGAAATAACAAAACGAGAGGATAAATTAAATAAGACTGTTATAATATTGCCGTTTAAACAGGAGAATATAAAATCCATATTTGAAAGTATAGAAAAAGAATTTAATAAAATAGATCTAAGAGAAATTATTTTTTTGAATAAAGTTCATAATGTCATATTTAAGTGTAATGGTAAAGTAAGGCGCTTACAGAAAGAATTAAAGGAAAAAATCGATGAGAATATTTCAATAGTTAATCTAAAGTCTGAAAATGAAATTTATAAATATATTTTAATTTCAAAATATGATAATGTAACGAAAAAAATAGAAGTTGCCTATAGTATAGAGGAGGATGAATTTGGTTCTGAAATTATAGTTCCTGATATAATAGATGAAAATAATTATATAAATGTATTTTTCCCAACAAAACATGAAACTGATTTGAAGTTTTTAGTACATGGTGCATATAAGATAAAACAAAATAGAGAAAATATTGATATAAATGATGAATATAATACAAAATTAACTAAGGAAATAGGACAAGTTATAGCTAAGTCTATATTACAAATAAAAGAAATTAAAGAAAGTTTATATTTAAGTATTTTCAATGTCCTTCCGATTACGGAAAGTACAAATTCATTTTATAGCATAATATTTGATAATGTAAAGGAAATACTTGGAAAAGAAAGAATTTGGCTAAATATTGATGGAAAATATGTCTTTAAAGAAAACTTGGTAGTTCCTTATAATAAAGGTATTACCGATCTTTTTTCTCCAAGAGAGTTGTCTTTTGATGATTTTCAATGGGTTAATGCTACTGTTACTCATAATGAAAACACCAAAAAGTATTTATTGAATATTTTAAAAACAAAGATCATAACGGATGAGGTTATAAGGGATAAAATCACACCAGAGTTGTTGCTTTTAAAAGGAGAAAATTGGTTAATTAAATTCTATAAATATGTTTTTGAGAAAAAAGATAATAAATTTATTAGATGGAATAAGTTTAAAGCAGTAGCAATTATCATGTTAGAAGATAATAGTTTTTCAAAAGTAATTGATGAAAATAATGGTTCAAGTCTATACTTTAAACCGAATGAAAACGCAGAAATTTACAAGGGATATAATTTTGTGAAGGATTCATTTAGAAATGATGAAGAGATATGTAATATATTTCAACAAATAAATATTATAGAAATTGACATGATTGTTTTTATAAATGAGTATATTAAAGAATACTATAAAAAAGAAAATATTAGTCTAGGGCTAGATGTGTATTTTGAGTGGTTTGATGAGATTTTGAGTTATTATGAAGCTTTGAATAATAAAACAGCACAATATAAAGGTTTGATAAAATCACTGCAAGAGATACCATTTATAATATCAAGTAAAGATGATAAATATTATCTACACAAAGCAAATGAATTATATTTTGATAAAAATTTAAGCGATCTTTATGAAGGAATTAGTGATATTAAATTTATTGATTATAAATTATATAGAGATAGAGTTAATAGTAATGACTCTTTGTTATTTAACTTTTTAATAAAATTAGGAGTTGTTAATGGAGTTCCTTTTTCTAATGAATATATTAGCGAAGGATTAAAGAGTAGTTTAAGAGCAAAAATGGGATTTACAAAATCTCCATATGGACAGGAAATTAATAATTATTCGTTACTGTATTTAGAAGAAATTATAAAAAAATTAACACCTGAGAACTCGAAGAGATTATGGGAACTATTGAGTGCGATGCTTGAAGATATATCATTTAAATACTATTTTACAGGTGAATACAAATGGCATTATGACGGTTATTGGCATACTGAATATTTTCAATCTAATATGATAGATATTCTAAAAAAGGAGAAATGGTTGTACATTGAAGGGGAATATAGAAAACCTTCGAATGTAACGAAAGTGAGGCTGAAAGATAGTGGGTATAACATTAATAGTAAATTAATAAGCTTTTTAGATATTGACGATAGCATTCCAAAAGAATTAGGGAATATAATTAATGTACTAAAGCCTTATAGCAAACAAGAAGTTTTAGAGTTTATTATTTATTTGAAGAAGGTTTTAGAAATTCAAGAGCAGTATTAA
- a CDS encoding glycosyltransferase family 4 protein has product MEQVYMPLKEYYEKYLKEAKDNNFIWVLSLLSREADTTKVYQDIEEKWASINDLTNDRILFVFSARDMELSTVLPTKECSWKGYINPFMKIFRNNKIDGQEYKYDPKWVCKAPKSNLADLHSRSISDMVRYLGISENDIPCLIFTNLLTNKKFIVRISDTFDVYEFIKEFVICQEKISSKYDDINSKRSYREFINGYYKYLGLVDELEKISNGSGECIRGAIQHVLDGGSYKDIKNSVESECLREKLKKYQQWKRQFYDKYITNEDYIQYNKELITILENMDKILIQKGATELFSKGQIEKKGAQIDREKSYKGEVEMNKYYIFIADGWGPKYGGINTVNYNFCRALAISVLSQGEPHVICMTCQVNRDEIAKAEVLGIKLISMTEPDLENAKVLCDELIRQGIVEGEDIVWIGHDVKTGEIALQCKKIRDGKFVLFHHMNYEEYYALKAPYNSEEYNIKIKEQVELCNKADKVIAVGPKLYKSAISKTEEGKVHMIIPGLEDINEGRHAENKHKAITFGRVEKGNDIIKQITLAVCAYAKVYKERRTELFDTLGHIQVIGYDEKPTEEQINELRELGNKYGESAFTVTGMKYQENREELFNLLRNSGFCMMLSLTEGFGLVGLEAISAGLPLICTKKSGLYDFLDSKEMNMSGNIIGVDIFGSMGNGESVNFKQDDLDNVIKAIIDLLSHYDKHLAKVKALKEEWQKKFTWERAVKEFVLLLR; this is encoded by the coding sequence ATGGAGCAAGTTTATATGCCTTTAAAGGAATATTACGAAAAATATTTGAAAGAAGCTAAAGATAATAATTTTATTTGGGTATTGAGTTTATTATCGAGGGAAGCAGATACAACAAAAGTTTATCAAGATATTGAAGAAAAATGGGCATCAATTAATGATTTAACAAATGATCGTATTTTATTTGTTTTTTCAGCAAGAGATATGGAACTATCAACGGTATTACCAACTAAAGAATGTAGTTGGAAGGGATATATAAATCCGTTTATGAAGATATTTAGAAATAATAAAATAGACGGACAAGAATATAAATATGATCCTAAGTGGGTTTGCAAAGCTCCAAAAAGTAATCTTGCGGATTTACATTCGCGATCGATATCAGATATGGTTAGATATCTTGGAATCAGTGAAAATGATATTCCTTGCTTAATTTTTACTAATTTGTTAACAAATAAAAAATTTATAGTTAGAATTTCAGACACGTTTGATGTATATGAATTTATAAAGGAGTTTGTTATTTGTCAAGAAAAAATATCGTCAAAATATGATGATATTAATAGTAAGCGTAGTTATCGAGAATTTATTAATGGGTATTATAAATATTTAGGGTTAGTTGATGAGTTGGAGAAGATCTCAAATGGGAGTGGAGAGTGCATACGAGGGGCTATTCAACATGTTTTGGATGGTGGGTCTTATAAAGATATTAAAAACAGTGTTGAGAGTGAGTGTTTACGAGAAAAATTAAAGAAATATCAACAATGGAAGAGGCAATTTTACGATAAGTATATTACTAATGAAGATTATATACAGTACAATAAAGAGTTAATAACTATACTTGAAAATATGGACAAGATACTTATACAAAAGGGTGCAACGGAATTATTTTCAAAAGGTCAGATTGAGAAAAAAGGAGCACAAATCGATAGAGAAAAATCATATAAAGGAGAAGTGGAAATGAATAAATACTATATATTTATTGCTGATGGATGGGGGCCAAAATATGGAGGGATTAATACAGTAAATTATAACTTTTGTCGAGCCTTGGCAATATCAGTATTAAGTCAAGGAGAACCACATGTCATATGTATGACATGTCAAGTTAATCGTGATGAGATAGCAAAAGCAGAGGTATTAGGTATAAAGTTAATCAGCATGACTGAGCCGGATTTAGAAAATGCTAAAGTTTTATGTGATGAATTGATAAGACAAGGAATAGTTGAAGGAGAAGATATTGTATGGATTGGTCATGATGTTAAAACTGGTGAAATAGCTTTACAATGCAAAAAAATAAGAGATGGTAAGTTTGTGTTATTCCACCATATGAATTATGAGGAATACTATGCGCTTAAAGCCCCCTATAATAGTGAGGAATATAATATCAAGATAAAAGAACAAGTGGAACTGTGTAATAAAGCAGATAAGGTTATTGCGGTAGGACCCAAATTATATAAATCAGCAATTAGTAAAACAGAAGAAGGTAAGGTTCATATGATAATACCAGGTCTTGAAGATATTAATGAGGGAAGGCATGCTGAAAATAAACATAAAGCAATTACTTTTGGGAGAGTTGAAAAGGGAAATGACATTATAAAACAAATCACATTAGCAGTCTGTGCTTATGCAAAAGTTTATAAGGAACGTAGAACAGAGCTTTTTGACACTCTAGGGCATATTCAAGTAATTGGTTACGATGAAAAACCAACAGAAGAACAAATTAATGAACTTCGAGAATTAGGTAACAAGTATGGAGAGAGTGCATTTACTGTTACTGGCATGAAATATCAGGAAAACCGAGAAGAACTATTCAATCTTTTACGAAATAGTGGTTTTTGTATGATGTTATCATTGACAGAAGGATTTGGACTAGTCGGTTTAGAGGCTATTTCTGCGGGACTTCCCTTAATATGTACTAAAAAAAGTGGCTTATATGATTTTTTAGATTCAAAAGAAATGAACATGAGTGGAAATATAATTGGTGTAGATATATTCGGGAGTATGGGGAATGGAGAGAGTGTGAATTTTAAACAAGATGATTTAGATAATGTCATAAAGGCTATTATTGATCTCCTTTCTCATTACGACAAGCATTTAGCTAAGGTAAAGGCGTTAAAGGAAGAATGGCAAAAGAAATTTACATGGGAAAGAGCTGTTAAAGAGTTCGTATTGCTATTAAGGTAG
- a CDS encoding PadR family transcriptional regulator has translation MEIDKEMLKGYIDTILMSVLNDCTMYGYELAKKVRAISGETFELKEGTLYLSLKRLEKNGYVKSYWSDSESGGGRRKYYNITDDGIEYVKRKRIEWIFMRELINKFLGGVKNE, from the coding sequence TTGGAAATAGATAAGGAAATGCTGAAAGGGTATATTGATACAATATTAATGAGTGTACTTAATGACTGCACTATGTATGGATATGAATTAGCAAAAAAGGTAAGGGCGATTAGTGGGGAAACCTTTGAATTAAAGGAAGGCACACTATATTTGTCATTAAAAAGACTAGAAAAGAACGGGTATGTTAAATCATATTGGAGTGATAGTGAAAGTGGCGGCGGTAGACGGAAATATTACAATATCACTGATGATGGAATAGAATATGTTAAAAGAAAAAGAATAGAATGGATTTTTATGAGAGAATTGATAAATAAGTTTCTTGGGGGTGTAAAAAATGAATAG